The DNA sequence tgcatttttatttttcttaatgctCTTTGTAATTTCCTAATATAGTATATTCCTGTAGGAAAGGTGTGTTGTACATGAGATTGGTTCATCAGTTGACTACCGCAAAATGGCATCGGTATGacataaaaaatcttatatttgtaAATGCGCTAATATCAAAttgttagttttataattttattttctgcaAATTTGGACTGCAGGGTGAGCAAGGATTCTATTTGGTTGGCACTGATTTATCTGGCTTTCTTAAGCAGAAGTTTCAACAGTTGATTGGAGAAGGAACAGCTACCCCCCAAGAAGTAGAAGTAGTAATGGGAAGGACACTGCATGTATGTGTTAAATCTGATCTGACACAGACACATATTGAGCATACAATCActattattatcaatttaaagttgtgttcattttctttatcagGTTCCATTGGGAGCTAACGGATGTGCCTATTTTCCTTTTGAGGAACTTTGTGAGAGACCTGTTGGGGCTGCAGACTATTTTGGGCTATTCAGTAAGACATTTTTGAGTGAATTTTCTCATGCATTCATGTATACGGCATACATACATCTTTTATGTCTATCCTAAAGACAAAGGATACAGTTCTGTTGTTTGCTGGGAATTGCATATGGGGATGATAAAAGTAACTAAGTTTTGAATGTGATAAAAGTCAGATAATGATTTCATTTTTCTGTAAACTTCGTTTATTCTCATTGTGgtagttttttaaatatttgatatttatcaTACTTTTACCCAACTGCTAATGTATATAAGATCTATAAATCAATGTTCACAGaatgtcttttttgttttcacagGGAAGTTTCATACGCTAGCCTTGGATGGCATTCCAATTTTTGGGCTTCACAATAAATCAGCTGCACATAGGTTTGTCACTTTAGTTGATGTAAGTCCCTTGCCATTCTAAATGGGTTGCCCATGTTTAAACTTTGTCTGTGAGTTTCATTAACATATTTTATCAAAACCtttgtattttaatattattttctgctCAAGGAATGGCCTAGCGATGAGCCAGCCCCTTGCTTGTCGCCTCTGCTACTATACAAAGATGAATGCTAGAAGCACATTTTAAAAGTTAGCGACCCACTCTTTTTTATTGAGTGTATTTTATGGGGGTGCCACTAAATTATGTATTGGAAGTGTATCAAGTATGTTGCTATCTATTATGCAAATTGTTTGCTATATGTATAACTTAGTGAGTTTTTTCTTGATCTGACTGAGTTTGTTACCTTGCTTCTTCCTATTTATAAATATGCCTAAGGATGTTGAGTTTTGACTAGAAAAACTGAAGaataaaattttgcatatgtTTCCAAAAACATCCAACAgccaaaaaaatttatgattgaaaGTTTCATACCTGAAGTTGAAATTTTATAGATTTTCTAAGAACTTGAAGCTTAGGCCACTGTGATGAGATGTTGAAATGAATAATCATATGCTTTTTGTATTATCCTCTGCATTTGTTTTTCCTACAGTGAGAGAAGAATAAGTATGATGCTTTGTTTCACTGTGATTACAGGTGATGTATGAGAACAAAGCCAGACTATTATGTACTGCTGAAGGGAGCCCTCAAGAtctctttgaaaaaatattaacaatatcTGAGGCTAAAAATATGGCACCCCGAACCTCTTCAAGATCGAGGAAAAATGATGATTCTAACCTTTGCGTGGACAATGAATTGGGGTTTGCAAAAGACCGCACCATTAGTAGGTACGATATATCTGCATacaaaacaactaatgtaataaatttttgtaactATTTTGATTTGGTGTTGCCTGATCAACTGATGCAAGTTGGAATCTCTcatcttaatattatttatatgacCATCTAAGATCAGGAACCAACTCTAGAGATTGAGGTACTGGCAATGCAATTAAAATTGCTCCCTCAgttgtttttcattttgtgtaATAGAGAATGCTTAGAGAATTGGATAATTATTTGATGTGCAATACTCGGAGAAAACAGCCACTTGATTCATTGAAAACAATTCTTTGTATCTTTTGTCTTAGAATTTAGAAAGATTCCAACATTAAATCTTTTACCTAAATCTGAGATGTACATCCAATGGCTGGAATCTTATATCAAGGTGTTGGTAGACAAGGGTCACCATTTATGGTAGTGTAACTGGCAGAGTGAGAAGGGGGTGTGCCTGAAATGACACTCCCGCATCTGAGTTTCAGAATCTGGTGTATGAGTGTGTAGAATTGAAAGTGCATTTGCCTGGAGAGTAGCCTCTATATAAGGTGGTATGGTGTCAGTAGCTAAGAGGCCTCTAGTGGCTCAGTTACATAGGTTGCACGCACAGCTTTGTGGGGGTAATGTCTCCATCATTATGGCAGATTAATAGGGGTCGAGCAGGTTTTGGCATTGGTCGGGTAACTGGGCCAGGTTAACAAGCTTAAAACATATTCTGTTTTGGCATTTCTAAGAACTAAAAAGCAATaatagcaaggaaaaataatttacaagatACCTAGAGAGAACCACCATTATTCCTATATGTAAATGTATATATTTGTTGCAATTACTGATTATGACATAAATTTGATGCAGACTGACAGAGATTAACAGCAAGGAATACTTACAGCACCATGCTGCCATGTTagcagaaaagaaagaaagagtggATCAGAATGCCGTTGAAGCTTGAAGAAAGGATCCAAAACCTCGTATCACAGTTCGGTTGCTATTGTTGTAGCACAGAGTGAAAGTGGGGTAAAATGAGTAATTATTGTGAACAaccaaaaatttcaaataaaaaaccatCCATCGGCAGAGCATTAGATTTGGCTCAATTTGGCTCCTATTGTTGTACCATAGAGTGAAAGTGGGGCAAAATGAATAATATTGTGAACaaccaaaatttcaaacaaaaaaacatccaTCTTCAGAGCATTAGATTTGACACCAGCTCAGGGAGAGATGTGTTAGATagcatcaaatatttattagtgtttgcaaaaatattgtataattgATTTGATGTAATgcaaaaattcaaacaatttaAATAGAATGTAGGTCTTTTAACTGCATTTATTGTTGATAAATGTTTTGCAAGACTTGATCATTACATTCAGAGTCCTGATAAATATATTCCTCTCGCCAAATTAGTCTTGACACATGCTAGATGGAACCTTAGATTAAGTGCTGATGAAAGGTGCCTAGACCAGCACATACATATGCCCTTGTTTTGGTCAGATTTAGCCTGAATTTTGATGGACCTAAGAAtatattctcttttttcttcattggttttataTATTAGAGTTTAGCAATGGAGCTCTAATAATGGTAAAAGGGGtagaaaaactatgttttgcaacaataagcaaagatgcAATTTCTGTGAGATGACAATTTTACTATATTATGACATATTTTGTCTTCAACATACGAATGAAAATGGCACGACTAAATTGAGCAAAAGAAGACTTCTTAATGGGCAAAGTGCCAAATAATTTGAGTTTTGTGAGCATTGTATTTTTGGCAAGAAGAAATGAGTCAAATTCATTGAAAGGTTTCATAATACTTCGGGAATATTTGACTGATTGCACTTTAATCTTTGGGAACCATCTAATAGAAGCCCTAGATATATGTTGACTGTCATTGATGAATTTTCCATGAGTTTGGGCAGttttcttgaagaagaaaaaggatgaCATTTTTGCTACCTTCAAGGAGTGGAGATCATGATTGAGAAGCAAAGATGAAGGCAAATAAAACACCTATAAACTAATAATGATTTAGAGTTTTGTTCTACGAAGTTTGATGTTTTATGCAAGGTCGAAGGAATTATTAACAACACACAAGTTGCCATAGTCCACAGTGAAATGATGTTGCAGAACGAATGAATAGAACTATAGTGGAGAAAGTTCGTTACATGCTCTTTCTAATGTTGGTTTGTCAAAGTCTTTTTGGACTAAAGCAGATTCAACACTTATTTTCTCATTAATTGATCAACCTCATCTGTCATTGATAAAAAAGACTCTTATTAAGGTAAAGATTTTTTTGTTGTCCTATGCTTATGTTGATAATTATAGGGGGTGTTCTCGGATCGGTTTTGGTCAAATTCAAGATCCAACCCAACTAAATTTGATCGGtttggtttttataatttttttttaaactaaacccAACTCAAACCATTCATGAACGGTTTGATTCGGTTTAAATCAAAAGGTTaccaatttaaatttgatttttttttcttagaactattattttatattataattcatCCAAATATTCAATACAATTAACACAATAGTATGAAATGTCtgaaagtaataaaattgattcatttaatatcattaacataatattctaaaatagactaatacaaattaaaataaaatattcttcaacgaaatttactataatagtttgaatcataattatttccaacaaattaatttattgtaataagTTTTGTTGCAACCAAATTTGTGACAACTAGATTTGTTTCAATCAAATttgctaaaataaataaataaaatatgatcaattaatatttaaaaccaaatcaaataactttaaaaaatttgatgagtTCGATTTTGATCGGATCTATAAATCTAAACTCGTGACTCAACCCGTAAATGCACCATGAAAGAAAAGTACAAAAATGATGCTATACATTCAATTGTATGTATAGACcgagttcttttttttttattcatacaaattaaattatcataCCATGAAATTTACCATAATTGAGTTAGACTCTTTTAGAATTTATATAAACAagtgaaatgaaagataaataaatatatattaacaatataACCAATATTTCAGCCGGGATCGGTGTTTATTATATACctataattattgtttataataaataaacatttttaatatattattatatttatattgataataaataatttaaattatgatataaaattatttttaaattaaattgaataaaaatgaaaaaataaaatatgaaaataaggaAGTttgatataattaagaaaaatattttataattaattataaaataatgtgtaaaatacatctttcaataaagaaaaataaaaattaataagaattttaattaagaaaatctaaaaaaaaaatgagaacttcacttttcaaattaaaaacttcaatttcataattaaaaaaattataatttatattttatgatttataatataaaataaaattacgtaCTGCAAAGTGAGGCCATGCTTACATgatgatgataaaattaataaattaaatgatcGATTATCTcacaagaaaaagaatataaatatatatatataaagggtgAAAGAAAATTTCATAGAGTTGACATCTATCCCCAATTGGATAAGTGTTAATCAAAACCTTTTCCTGTACAGTTTTAAAAGACTGCGAAATTTGgaaaatttatactatttattgTGTAGTAGATTttctttatatcctttttatacatatttttctatttatatttctcttttcatacacattattattttagcatactttattaacttttattattattttacaaaattataatatatatatatatatatagttattttataataaatttaaatattttcttggtaaacataaagatatttttattatgaaatatattaataattacatatattatGCACTAATTTAATCTTTCTATAGTATTGAAAATGAcaagtaataagagggattatTCAACATGAAGTAATAAGGAATAGCATGGCtttactatttaatattttgctGATTTAATCATTGgacttttctgttttttttttaaaaaagaatcatttcgACTTTTCTGATGTTATAAAAGTAAAGATACTGTGGGTATAAATATCGGGAAAAATACTTCTATGAAGCACACGGGAAGAGAATGATCCCGACTACTCTGCTTTAGTCCAGAGCAAGAAAAATCCACCTATATGAAGCCCGTGGAATCTATCTTTTTAAAGTTCAACAATAGTTTCAGTCCACTTATTTTGATGGTTAGACATAGTTGAACAAATTTGATTATGGTGAGATCAAATCTCTCTttttaaagttgaaaaataGTTTCAGTCCACTTATTTGAATGAGACAACTAATGATGGTTAGACATAGTCGAACAAATTTGATTATGTTCAAATCTCCTAGTAAAATTCACTATACGCTGCTTCATGCACAGCTTCAATTTCTCTGTTTTTTGTTGGTCCGTACATCTAGCAGCTGTTATTATACCTCTACCACCTATTACTCCCATTCATGCCAGTGACCAAAAGAACAGAAAACCCACACCAACAAACCAAATAAACCCCACCTATCCCTATCCCTATCCCATTGACAAGGAGATCCATACTGGGAGATTTATTTAGTATTCTTCCTTCTCGATACTATCTCTGATGCCCAGGCTTTGCCAGTTTCAGTTTGGAACTTCCCTGCAAAAGGATACAATTTTCTCCAATAAATTATCAAATCATAAAAAGAAGATAATTGATAATTCGTAAacaaatgggaaaaaaaattatggatcaAAAAACAAGTGAAAAATTCTCCAATACATGATCAAATAATTCCAGGCACCTCTTCGGTGCTCAACTTTTACcaactgaaaaaaatatttagaagatCAAATCCATAGGATCAAACCCCAAATCAAGTACGAACTTTGAAAGCTATATTTTGAAATGTCATGTGACATTCCATCTCATGTTAGCAACCAGGTACTGCTGATTACTGAGGATTATTCATGTTGTTCCACACATACAAAATAAGGGGCaggtaaaaaaatcattaatgtggaatttctttttgttaacaAACACGATATCCAGCCTCCATCATTCAATTTCAGAACACAAACTAATAAATCACACTTTGAAGAAAATCATACCAGCAGTTGACTGGAAAAATTCATCTAGATCCTTCCCCTGCTCTGCAAAGTCACGGGAGAACAAATTTCAGAAGATCTAAGCCATATGGATAATTACACTGAAACAAATCTACAAACGAAAATGACAATCACCAAAATACCCACTCATTCCAATGCTTGTAGCTTATTAGTATAGATTTTAAACTCTAAATGCATCATTTACGGGAATTTGAAACACTTAATGACATTGTACTTAggtaatttttgttaataatcttCACTAGGAGGATGCATCCTGCATTCTGCAACATACCACACCTCACTTTTACAAAATTAGATTATTACAACTGAGTGGTCAAAATCAATATTTGTCATATGATATAAGTATACAGCAGAGGAGACAAACCTAGTGCAAGAGACATATAAGGCAGTTATTTTTGCCATTCTATCAAAAAGGCACAACATGACATAAAATTACTGATTACAGAGACATCTGTAAAAATATGAATGCACAGTTTAGTAGTTGTTTATCCTCATCATCCTtattgtaatataatttatcaGTTGTCACTAACCATACCCTATACACAAAAAATTCCATAAAATTCCTAGCTTGAATATTAGACATAATAGTCAACTTGTTGCCAAAGATGTTAAAACTTATCAGTTATCACAACCTCTGACCCTCCACCCACCTTGTCTTAATTATAGAGACCGCCCATCCAATCCAGGAAGACCAAGGTGCCAAAAGTTTAACATGCTTTAAATTTAACATCACTTGCATAAATTCCTTAACAATCAAATATTGtaatatgttttgtttgaaGAATTGACAaacaattcaacaaggactGTATATGATCATAATAAAATGAGAAgatatgaagaaaaataaaatttgaaaatttctctCACCATCTTCATATTCCAAAGCTTGGAGTATCATCTCCACCTGTATagaacaaaatttaaagaatcAAAATACAGGCCAAAATGTTACATAATAGTTGTAAATGAATCAAAAATCATCTGCCTGACagaatattaacaaaaaatgagctacttattatttttgtttattcctTTTAACCATAAGCCAAATACACAAAGGCAAAAATGCAATTTATCCCAACCCCTTAGGGAAAAACAAAAGTATTTTACataattagatttaaattaaaaatgatggtGAAAAGATTCGGAGCAAAGGAAAACAATAGCTGAACAGCATCTTCACACCATAGCATCTTCTCCCGTTTAATGAAACAGATAAACTAATCTGTATAAACCGATATACAGTTCTTAAAAAAGCTGAAATAGACAAGGAAATATATCGCTAAAATCCAAAACAAAAGTCCATAATTCATGAATCACCATACCTTATTATTATCAGTCAAAAACCCAAGGCTCGCTCACTTGGTTGGGACAGTGCAAGTTCTCGGGAGGAGGTTCAATACTCCCTCCCAATGGAAAAGCCCTTTCCCATTACCCAAGTTTCTCTCCCTCACTCTCTGCCCCCCAACCCACCCACCCAGCCCCCAGTGGGGACCTCTTGATCTGTTAGGCACCATTACCAATGTAGTGAAGGGGCCTCCCTAGGCCATAGCAGGGCATTGTACCAAACACACGCACAAGTCAAAAGGTATGGCCACAAACCTTGTCAAGGTCCTTGACAAATTTAGCTTCTGGAGAAGAATTTGCTTCATACTCCATCCACAACTCAGCTATTTCCTTTGCTTCAATATgacaattcaattaaaaaacaagAGATGTGAGTTTTTGTTATTATCTCATTAACAAACCCATGTACAGAGTGAAAAAAAGTACCTGTAGATCCTCCTCCGAGTACTTTACACATATGATCTAGTGCTTCCTGTTCTCGTTGATTCTTTTCTGCTTTCGAAACTCCATCCAATGGAGTTATGTCCCCAACAATTGCTATTAAAGAAAGCACCAAAGTGCACAAATGAAATTGTAGATCAGAACTTTCACATGAGAGCATGAGATATATGATGATATTATAATACTCTGGTATTAAAGCTCCTAATAACTTGAAAACCCAAAATCTGCTTCaataataaaaccaaaatagGGGATACAAAAGCATTGTAAATTTGCATGCATCAAATCGACAGCTGGCATTAAGTAATTCAAATTCACTCATTGTGAACTTCTAGTCTTTTAGGCATTCATAACTAgtctattttcaaaattcaaacctAAACTGGCCATTGTACTCACTCGGTCTCATCCATTGTTTCGGTTTATTTACATTTCACCAAATTATTACTTTCCAGCTGAATTCAGCCAAACCTGTCCACTATATTATATCATTATTCATAAACAATACTTTAGGCATGCAGAACCACTTTTACCAGGCACAGACAAATAACACAAAGCAAACAGCATATTAGCATACCTTCTGCAATGTCATGAACAATAGCCATTTTAATGcacctgaaaaataaaaaacaagtttCAGAAAACCTACCTCCCATCCTAATGTTAACAGGTGCATTGCAAAAAGAAATAGTcattaataaaacatatatacagCTGATTCAA is a window from the Glycine max cultivar Williams 82 chromosome 2, Glycine_max_v4.0, whole genome shotgun sequence genome containing:
- the LOC100798792 gene encoding 5'-deoxynucleotidase HDDC2, coding for MRFTLLSRAPVPFLSAAFLKFKPVAPSTATFTRVSCMAASPSSAAVRDGAPSASSAIDFLSICHRLKATKRTGWVRKDVKNPESIADHMYRMSLMALIASDVPGVDRNKCIKMAIVHDIAEAIVGDITPLDGVSKAEKNQREQEALDHMCKVLGGGSTAKEIAELWMEYEANSSPEAKFVKDLDKVEMILQALEYEDEQGKDLDEFFQSTAGKFQTETGKAWASEIVSRRKNTK